Within the Oncorhynchus masou masou isolate Uvic2021 chromosome 1, UVic_Omas_1.1, whole genome shotgun sequence genome, the region TGACATAGTGAGGGTCTCCCCAACCATAGCAGATACCTTAGTAAGAAGAGAACAATTAGCATTTAGAAGGACACGGATATGGAATGTTTTATGCTAAATTAATAGTGTGGTGCTGAAATGTTTCCAATGTGAGACATGTACATGTACTGCTATTAACTATAAGGTAACTCTATACCAGTCAAGAGTAAGGATTATTTTTCCGATTTTGAACTAAAATCGCTAAAGTACAATTTgtaaaacaaagaataaacatttttttaaatttgttgTGAACTTACATTGACACTCATAGTGGAAACAGCATCCAGATTCGTCATACACTTTGATCGGAGGATAGTTATTTTCACATGTTATTGGCTTCGGAGTCTCACAATGTACATGCTCATAAAAAACTTTCCCGTTGGTGCATGTTCCGTTGGTGCACTGGTTATGTTTCCAGCTTTCACCATTCTACAAACACAGAAAAATATTAGGCTTGCAGGAAATGTCTTCAAAATCATACAATTTATGTATTTTTATTAATCACCCTTTTGTAAATAATAATTCCTATGAAATGTTTCCACAAAAGTTAATATCTATAGCAGAGTAAATACCTGTCTTGGAGGATGTACATAGTGGCAGTTTATCTCAATTTGATATTTTGAGGTGGTGGTTGGTCTTTCTGTTGTatgtggtattgttgttgttgttgggagCAGTGTAGTGGTGGGTGAAGTAGTGGTAACTGGGGTAGTTGTTACATCACATCTGAAGGAACGGGTTTCTACTTTGCAAGTCTTGTTGCAGAGACCAATGTAGCACCATCCATCACGGTCAGAGACATTGTAAACAATTGAGCCTGAAAGAATTTTGAAGAGTATTACATTTTGTACAATTGAACATGTATAATTCAATATAAACTGAACATTATGAATGGCTGAACTAATGGTAAAATACAAAAGGTTTCAAATGTGAAAAGGTGGAAAATAAAAACTTACCAACGGAGAAATCACGATTATTGAAATGGCAAAAACAAAGCACGTGTTCAGTGGATGTAAGTGTTGGTGATGTTGATCCACTAGATGTTCCAGGAAATGAGGTTGTAGGAAAAGTACTAGTTTTGGGTGGctgagttgttgttgttgttgtcgtgggAACAAATTCTGTGGTGATCGGGATGTGTGTTGTGGGAGGACATTGACAACATTTCACTCGTATCTCGTAATCAAAGCACTTTTGCTGAAGACCTTGCTCATTGTTTTTACAAATCAGTCCAACGGATGGATTGCAAGTCACGTCTTGGCCAAGCTGAGAGATCTGAAGTCCAGGGTATTGTTTTGCTCTACAttcaactgcctctggagctgagCAAATGTGATAACCACTAGCAATGATGTTCTTAATGGATTCATTATCTCCACCTTCAGAGCCAGAGGTTGGCTGaccaaggttgatccagtctgaccACACACAACTTTCTTCACCATTGCACTTGGTAGTTGATGCTCCTGTTGAGGTTGATGTAGGAGTAGAGGTTGGAGTTGTAGTAGAAGGcagagttgttgtttttgtggtaGATGGAGCTGTCGAAGTTAAGCTTGTAGTAGTGGGTGTAGGAGTCGTGGTCGAcagaactgttgttgttgttgttgttgttgtcgggaTGTGTGTTGTGGGAGGACATTGACAACATTTCACTCGTATCTCGTAATCAAAGCACTTTTGCTGAAGACCTTGCTCATTGTTTTTACAAATCAGTCCAACGGATGGATTGCAAGTCACGTCTTGGCCAAGCTGAGCGATCTGAAGTCCAGGGTATTGTTTTGCTCTACAttcaactgcctctggagctgagCAAATGTGATAACCACTAGCAATGATGTTCTTAATGGATTCATTATCTCCACCTTCAGAGCCAGAGGTTGGCTGaccaaggttgatccagtctgacaCACACAACTTTCTTCACCATTGCACTTGGTAGTTGATGCTCCTGTTGAGGTTGATGTAGGAGTAGAGGTTGGAGTTGTAGTAGAAGGcagagttgttgtttttgtggtaGATGGAGCTGTCGAAGTTAAGATTGTAGTAGTGGGTGTAGGAGTCGTGGTCGAcagaactgttgttgttgttgttgttgttgtcgggaTGTGTGTTGTGGGAGGACATTGACAACATTTCACTCGTATCTCGTAATCAAAGCACTTTTGCTGAAGACCTTGCTCATTGTTTTTACAAATCAGTCCAACGGATGGATTGCAAGTCACGTCTTGGCCAAGCTGAGAGATCTGAAGTCCAGGGTATTGTTTTGCTCTACAttcaactgcctctggagctgagCAAATGTGATAACCACTAGCAATGATGTTCTTAATGGATTCATTATCTCCACCTTCAGAGCCAGAGGTTGGCTGACCAAGATTGATCCAGTCTGACCACACACAACTTTCTTCACCATTGCACTTGGTAGTTGATGCTCCTGTTGAGGTTGATGTAGGAGTAGAGGTTGGAGTTGTAGTAGAAGGcagagttgttgtttttgtggtaGATGGAGCTGTCGAAGTTAAGATTGTAGTAGTGGGTGTAGGAGTCGTGGTCGAcagaactgttgttgttgttgttgttgttgtcgggaTGTGGGTTGTGGGAGGACATTGACAACATTTCACTCGTATCTCGTAATCAAAGCACTTTTGCTGAAGACCTTGCTCATTGTTTTTACAAATCAGTCCAACGGATGGATTGCAAGTCACGTCTTGGCCAAGCTGAGAGATCTGAAGTCCAGGGTATTGTTTTGCTCTACAttcaactgcctctggagctgagCAAATGTGATAACCACTAGCAATGATGTTCTTAATGGATTCATTATCTCCACCTTCAGAGCCAGAGGTTGGCTGaccaaggttgatccagtctgaccACACACAACTTTCTTCACCATTGCACTTGGTAGTTGATGCTCCTGTTGAGGTTGATGTAGGAGTAGAGGTTGGAGTTGTAGTAGAAGGcagagttgttgtttttgtggtaGATGGAGCTGTCGAAGTTAAGCTTGTAGTAGTGGGTGTAGGAGTCGTGGTCGAcagaactgttgttgttgttgttgttgttgtcgggaTGTGTGTTGTGGGAGGACATTGACAACATTTCACTCGTATCTCGTAATCAAAGCACTTTTGCTGAAGACCTTGCTCATTGTTTTTACAAATCAGTCCAACGGATGGATTGCAAGTCACGTCTTGGCCAAGCTGAGCGATCTGAAGTCCAGGGTATTGTTTTGCTCTACAttcaactgcctctggagctgagCAAATGTGATAACCACTAGCAATGATGTTCTTAATGGATTCATTATCTCCACCTTCAGAGCCAGAGGTTGGCTGaccaaggttgatccagtctgaccACACACAACTTTCTTCACCATTGCACTTGGTAGTTGATGCTCCTGTTGAGGTTGATGTAGGAGTAGAGGTTGGAGTTGTAGTAGAAGGcagagttgttgtttttgtggtaGATGGAGCTGTCGAAGTTAAGCTTGTAGTAGTGGGTGTAGGAGTCGTGGTCGAcagaactgttgttgttgttgttgttgttgtcgggaTGTGTGTTGTGGGAGGACATTGACAACATTTCACTCGTATCTCGTAATCAAAGCACTTTTGCTGAAGACCTTGCTCATTGTTTTTACAAATCAGTCCAACGGATGGATTGCAAGTCACGTCTTGGCCAAGCTGAGCGATCTGAAGTCCAGGGTATTGTTTTGCTCTACAttcaactgcctctggagctgagCAAATGTGATAACCACTAGCAATGATGTTCTTAATGGATTCATTATCTCCACCTTCAGAGCCAGAGGTTGGCTGaccaaggttgatccagtctgaccACACACAACTTTCTTCACCATTGCACTTGGTAGTTGATGCTCCTGTTGAGGTTGATGTAGGAGTAGAGGTTGGAGTTGTAGTAGAAGGcagagttgttgtttttgtggtaGATGGAGCTGTCGAAGTTAAGCTTGTAGTAGTGGGTGTAGGAGTCGTGGTCGAcagaactgttgttgttgttgttgttgttgtcgggaTGTGTGTTGTGGGAGGACATTGACAACATTTCACTCGTATCTCGTAATCAAAGCACTTTTGCTGAAGACCTTGCTCATTGTTTTTACAAATCAGTCCAACGGATGGATTGCAAGTCACGTCTTGGCCAAGCTGAGCGATCTGAAGTCCAGGGTATTGTTTTGCTCTACAttcaactgcctctggagctgagCAAATGTGATAACCACTAGCAATGATGTTCTTAATGGATTCATTATCTCCACCTTCAGAGCCAGAGGTTGGCTGaccaaggttgatccagtctgaccACACACAACTTTCTTCACCATTGCACTTGGTAGTTGATGCTCCTGTTGAGGTTGATGTAGGAGTAGAGGTTGGAGTTGTAGTAGAAGGcagagttgttgtttttgtggtaGATGGAGCTGTCGAAGTTAAGATTGTAGTAGTGGGTGTAGGAGTCGTGGTCGAcagaactgttgttgttgttgttgtcgggaTGTGTGTTGTGGGAGGACATTGACAACATTTCACTCGTATCTCGTAATCAAAGCACTTTTGCTGAAGACCTTGCTCATTGTTTTTACAAATCAGTCCAACGGATGGATTGCAAGTCACGTCTTGGCCAAGCTGAGAGATCTGAAGTCCAGGGTATTGTTTTGCTCTACAttcaactgcctctggagctgagCAAATGTGATAACCACTAGCAATGATGTTCTTAATGGATTCATTATCTCCACCTTCAGAGCCAGAGGTTGGCTGaccaaggttgatccagtctgaccACACACAACTTTCTTCACCATTGCACTTGGTAGTTGATGCTCCTGTTGAGGTTGATGTAGGAGTAGAGGTTGGAGTTGTAGTAGAAGGcagagttgttgtttttgtggtaGATGGAGCTGTCGAAGTTAAGATTGTAGTAGTGGGTGTAGGAGTCGTGGTCGAcagaactgttgttgttgttgttgttgttgtcgggaTGTGGGTTGTGGGAGGACATTGACAACATTTCACTCGTATCTCGTAATCAAAGCACTTTTGCTGAAGACCTTGCTCATTGTTTTTACAAATCAGTCCAACGGATGGATTGCAAGTCACGTCTTGGCCAAGCTGAGAGATCTGAAGTCCAGGGTATTGTTTTGCTCTACAttcaactgcctctggagctgagCAAATGTGATAACCACTAGCAATGATGTTCTTAATGGATTCATTATCTCCACCTTCAGAGCCAGAGGTTGGCTGaccaaggttgatccagtctgaccACACACAACTTTCTTCACCATTGCACTTGGTAGTTGATGCTCCTGTTGAGGTTGATGTAGGAGTAGAGGTTGGAGTTGTAGTAGAAGGcagagttgttgtttttgtggtaGATGGAGCTGTCGAAGTTAAGCTTGTAGTAGTGGGTGTAGGAGTCGTGGTCGAcagaactgttgttgttgttgttgttgttgtcgggaTGTGTGTTGTGGGAGGACATTGACAACATTTCACTCGTATCTCGTAATCAAAGCACTTTTGCTGAAGACCTTGCTCATTGTTTTTACAAATCAGACCAACGGATGGATTGCAAGTCACGTCTTGGCCAAGCTGAGAGATCTGAAGTCCAGGGTATTGTTTTGCTCTACAttcaactgcctctggagctgagCAAATGTGATAACCACTAGCAATGATGTTCTTAATGGATTCATTATCTCCACCTTCAGAGCCAGAGGTTGGCTGaccaaggttgatccagtctgaccACACACAACTTTCTTCACCATTGCACTTGGTAGTTGATGCTCCTGTTGAGGTTGATGTAGGAGTAGAGGTTGGAGTTGTAGTAGAAGGcagagttgttgtttttgtggtaGATGGAGCTGTCGAAGTTAAGATTGTAGTAGTGGGTGTAGGAGTCGTGGTCGAcagaactgttgttgttgttgttgttgttgtcgggaTGTGTGTTGTGGGAGGACATTGACAACATTTCACTCGTATCTCGTAATCAAAGCACTTTTGCTGAAGACCTTGCTCATTGTTTTTACAAATCAGTCCAACGGATGGATTGCAAGTCACGTCTTGGCCAAGCTGAGAGATCTGAAGTCCAGGGTATTGTTTTGCTCTACAttcaactgcctctggagctgagCAAATGTGATAACCACTAGCAATGATGTTCTTAATGGATTCATTATCTCCACCTTCAGAGCCAGAGGTTGGCTGaccaaggttgatccagtctgaccACACACAACTTTCTTCACCATTGCACTTGGTAGTTGATGCTCCTGTTGAGGTTGATGTAGGAGTAGAGGTTGGAGTTGTAGTAGAAGGcagagttgttgtttttgtggtaGATGGAGCTGTCGAAGTTAAGATTGTAGTAGTGGGTGTAGGAGTCGTGGTCGAcagaactgttgttgttgttgttgttgttgtcgggaTGTGTGTTGTGGGAGGACATTGACAACATTTCACTCGTATCTCGTAATCAAAGCACTTTTGCTGAAGACCTTGCTCATTGTTTTTACAAATCAGTCCAACGGATGGATTGCAAGTCACGTCTTGGCCAAGCTGAGAGATCTGAAGTCCAGGGTATTGTTTTGCTCTACAttcaactgcctctggagctgagCAAATGTGATAACCACTAGCAATGATGTTCTTAATGGATTCATTATCTCCACCTTCAGAGCCAGAGGTTGGCTGaccaaggttgatccagtctgaccACACACAACTTTCTTCACCATTGCACTTGGTAGTTGATGCTCCTGTTGAGGTTGATGTAGGAGTAGAGGTTGGAGTTGTAGTAGAAGGcagagttgttgtttttgtggtaGATGGAGCTGTCGAAGTTAAGCTTGTAGTAGTGGGTGTAGGAGTCGTGGTCGAcagaactgttgttgttgttgttgttgttgtcgggaTGTGTGTTGTGGGAGGACATTGACAACATTTCACTCGTATCTCGTAATCAAAGCACTTTTGCTGAAGACCTTGCTCATTGTTTTTACAAATCAGACCAACGGATGGATTGCAAGTCACGTCTTGGCCAAGCTGAGAGATCTGAAGTCCAGGGTATTGTTTTGCTCTACAttcaactgcctctggagctgagCAAATGTGATAACCACTAGCAATGATGTTCTTAATGGATTCATTATCTCCACCTTCAGAGCCAGAGGTTGGCTGaccaaggttgatccagtctgaccACACACAACTTTCTTCACCATTGCACTTGGTAGTTGATGCTCCTGTTGAGGTTGATGTAGGAGTAGAGGTTGGAGTTGTAGTAGAAGGcagagttgttgtttttgtggtaGATGGAGCTGTCGAAGTTAAGCTTGTAGTAGTGGGTGTAGGTGTAGGAGTCGTGGTCGAcagaactgttgttgttgttgttgttgttgtcgggaTGTGTGTTGTGGGAGGACATTGACAACATTTCACTCGTATCTCGTAATCAAAGCACTTTTGCTGAAGACCTTGCTCATTGTTTTTACAAATCAGTCCAACGGATGGATTGCAAGTCACGTCTTGGCCAAGCTGAGAGATCTGAAGTCCAGGGTATTGTTTTGCTCTACAttcaactgcctctggagctgagCAAATGTGATAACCACTAGCAATGATGTTCTTAATGGATTCATTATCTCCACCTTCAGAGCCAGAGGTTGGCTGaccaaggttgatccagtctgaccACACACAACTTTCTTCACCATTGCACTTGGTAGTTGATGCTCCTGTTGAGGTTGATGTAGGAGTAGAGGTTGGAGTTGTAGTAGAAGGcagagttgttgtttttgtggtaGATGGAGCTGTCGAAGTTAAGATTGTAGTAGCTGGTGTAGGAGTCGTGGTCGAcagaactgttgttgttgttgttgttgttgtcgggaTGTGTGTTGTGGGAGGACATTGACAACATTTCACTCGTATCTCGTAATCAAAGCACTTTTGCTGAAGACCTTGCTCATTGTTTTTACAAATCAGTCCAACGGATGGATTGCAAGTCACGTCTTGGCCAAGCTGAGAGATCTGAAGTCCAGGGTATTGTTTTGCTCTACAttcaactgcctctggagctgagCAAATGTGATAACCACTAGCAATGATGTTCTTAATGGATTCATTATCTCCACCTTCAGAGCCAGAGGTTGGCTGaccaaggttgatccagtctgaccACACACAACTTTCTTCACCATTGCACTTGGTAGTTGATGCTCCTGTTGAGGTTGATGTAGGAGTAGAGGTTGGAGTTGTAGTAGAAGGcagagttgttgtttttgtggtaGATGGAGCTGTCGAAGTTAAGCTTGTAGTAGTGGGTGTAGGAGTCGTGGTCGAcagaactgttgttgttgttgttgttgttgtcgggaTGTGTGTTGTGGGAGGACATTGACAACATTTCACTCGTATCTCGTAATCAAAGCACTTTTGCTGAAGACCTTGCTCATTGTTTTTACAAATCAGACCAACGGATGGATTGCAAGTCACGTCTTGGCCAAGCTGAGAGATCTGAAGTCCAGGGTATTGTTTTGCTCTACAttcaactgcctctggagctgagCAAATGTCATAACCACTAGCAATGATGTTCTTAATGGATTCATTATCTCCACCTTCAGAGCCAGAGGTTGGCTGaccaaggttgatccagtctgaccACACACAACTTTCTTCACCATTGCACTTGGTAGTTGATGCTCCTGTTGAGGTTGATGTAGGAGTAGAGGTTGGAGTTGTAGTAGAAGGcagagttgttgtttttgtggtaGATGGAGCTGTCGAAGTTAAGCTTGTAGTAGTGGGTGTAGGAGTCGTGGTCGAcagaactgttgttgttgttgttgttgttgtcgggaTGTGTGTTGTGGGAGGACATTGACAACATTTCACTCGTATCTCGTAATCAAAGCACTTTTGCTGAAGACCTTGCTCATTGTTTTTACAAATCAGACCAACGGATGGATTGCAAGTCACGTCTTGGCCAAGCTGAGAGATCTGAAGTCCAGGGTATTGTTTTGCTCTACAttcaactgcctctggagctgagCAAATGTGATAACCACTAGCAATGATGTTCTTAATGGATTCATTATCTCCACCTTCAGAGCCAGAGGTTGGCTGaccaaggttgatccagtctgaccACACACAACTTTCTTCACCATTGCACTTGGTAGTTGATGCTCCTGTTGAGGTTGATGTAGGAGTAGAGGTTGGAGTTGTAGTAGAATGcagagttgttgtttttgtggtaGATGGAGCTGTCGAAGTTAAGCTTGTAGTAGTGGGTGTAGGAGTCGTGGTCGAcagaactgttgttgttgttgttgttgttgtcgggaTGTGTGTTGTGGGAGGACATTGACAACATTTCACTCGTATCTCGTAATCAAAGCACTTTTGCTGAAGACCTTGCTCATTGTTTTTACAAATCAGTCCAACGGATGGATTGCAAGTCACGTCTTGGCCAAGCTGAGCGATCTGAAGTCCAGGGTATTGTTTTGCTCTACAttcaactgcctctggagctgagCAAATGTGATAACCACTAGCAATGATGTTCTTAATGGATTCATTATCTCCACCTTCAGAGCCAGAGGTTGGCTGaccaaggttgatccagtctgac harbors:
- the LOC135543158 gene encoding mucin-5B-like, which codes for MSSHNTHPDNNNNNNNSSVDHDSYTHYYKLNFDSSIYHKNNNSAFYYNSNLYSYINLNRSINYQVQCSIYHKNNNSAFYYNSNLYSYINLNRTPSTTKTTTLPSTTTPTSTPTSTSTGASTTKCNGEESCVWSDWINLGQPTSGSEGGDNESIKNIIASGYHICSAPEAVECRAKQYPGLQISQLGQDVTCNPSVGLICKNNEQGLQQKCFDYEIRVKCCQCPPTTHIPTTTTTTTTVLSTTTPTPTTTSLTSTAPSTTKTTTLPSTTTPTSTPTSTSTGASTTKCNGEESCVWSDWINLGQPTSGSEGGDNESIKNIIASGYHICSAPEAVECRAKQYPGLQISQLGQDVTCNPSVGLICKNNEQGLQQKCFDYEIRVKCCQCPPTTHIPTTTTTTTTVLSTTTPTPTTTILTSTAPSTTKTTTLPSTTTPTSTPTSTSTGASTTKCNGEESCVCSIYHKNNNSAFYYNSNLYSYINLNRSINYQVQW